One segment of Prionailurus bengalensis isolate Pbe53 chromosome D4, Fcat_Pben_1.1_paternal_pri, whole genome shotgun sequence DNA contains the following:
- the LOC122475446 gene encoding 60S ribosomal protein L36a-like, which translates to MVTVPKTRQTFCKKCGKHQPHKVTQYKKGKDSLYVQGKRHYDRKQSGSGRQTKPIFWKKAKTTKKIVLRPECVEPNCRSKRMLAIKRCKHSELGGDKKRNSQVIQF; encoded by the coding sequence ATGGTGACCGTTCCTAAAACCCGCCAGACCTTCTGCAAGAAGTGTGGCAAACACCAACCCCACAAAGTGACACAGTACAAGAAAGGCAAAGATTCTCTTTATGTCCAGGGAAAGCGGCATTATGACAGGAAGCAGAGTGGCTCTGGTAGGCAAACTAAGCCAATTTTCTGGAAAAAGGCTAAAACCACAAAGAAGATTGTGCTGAGGCCTGAATGTGTTGAGCCCAACTGCAGATCTAAGAGAATGCTGGCTATTAAGAGATGCAAGCATTCTGAACTGGGAGGAGATAAGAAGAGAAACAGCCAAGTGATCCAGTTCTAA